The following proteins come from a genomic window of Salvia hispanica cultivar TCC Black 2014 chromosome 4, UniMelb_Shisp_WGS_1.0, whole genome shotgun sequence:
- the LOC125223769 gene encoding transcription factor bHLH71-like isoform X1, with the protein MALEALSSTELLNFIMFDTAPFHDSSQPSPRDFSSCSSMPPPPPPPETSTAAAQGRKKRRRRPKVCKNKEEAETQRMTHIAVERNRRKQMNEHLAVLRSLMPESYVQRGDQASIVGGAIEFVKELEHILQSLEAKKFALLEHGNVTTNDESDQKPKIGSPFGQFFAYPQFSCSESQLGNKYTSQSKAAIADIEVTLIETHANVRVLSRRRVRQLSKMVAAFQSVFLTILHLNVTTLDSLVLYSISAKVEEGCQLNSADDIAGAVHHMLRIIEEEAILGCHT; encoded by the exons atggcTCTCGAAGCACTTTCTTCAACTGAGCTCCTCAACTTCATCATGTTTGACACAGCCCCATTCCATGACTCCTCCCAACCCAGCCCCCGCGACTTCTCCAGCTGCTCCTCCATGCCTCCCCCGCCTCCCCCGCCGGAAacctccaccgccgccgcgCAGGGCCGCAAGAAGCGGCGGAGGAGGCCCAAAGTGTGCAAGAACAAAGAGGAAGCCGAAACTCAGAGAATGACTCACATTGCCGTTGAAAGAAACCGCCGTAAGCAAATGAATGAACATCTTGCTGTCTTGCGCTCTCTCATGCCCGAATCTTATGTTCAACGA ggTGACCAAGCCTCAATTGTTGGTGGTGCAATAGAATTTGTGAAAGAGCTAGAGCACATTCTGCAGTCACTAGAAGCAAAGAAATTTGCATTATTGGAGCATGGAAATGTGACAACAAATGATGAAAGTGATCAAAAGCCAAAAATAGGCAGCCCATTTGGTCAATTCTTTGCATACCCACAATTCAGCTGCTCGGAAAGCCAACTAGGCAACAAATACACATCACAAAGCAAGGCAGCCATTGCGGACATTGAGGTCACCCTAATCGAGACGCACGCCAACGTCCGAGTCCTATCGCGCAGGCGCGTCCGCCAGCTCTCCAAGATGGTCGCCGCCTTCCAATCCGTCTTCCTCACAATCCTCCACCTCAATGTCACCACACTCGACTCGCTCGTGCTCTACTCCATCAGCGCTAAG GTGGAAGAGGGTTGCCAACTCAATTCAGCAGACGACATAGCCGGGGCAGTTCACCACATGCTGAGAATAATTGAGGAGGAAGCTATCCTAGGTTGTCACACCTAG
- the LOC125223167 gene encoding RING-H2 finger protein ATL52-like, protein MNTLAIGSRIKDCSKGFCSFFCPQWCYIVFPPPPPPPPSEYLPDDGSSGPDFSPFIITIIGFLAAALLLLSYHAILSNYCRGRRIQRRGQTSRAVDVESGEDGGQEGTWFVATNRGLDEALVRSMATFKYRRRERLVEGTECSVCLSEFVEEERLKLLPKCSHAFHVTCIDTWLKCHSNCPLCRANVAGPASSPPPPPSLPSLSPQGAGGNVEIGTGDQREGAKTDGRVRRSVSMDSVFERRLMIDDPSSASRCSEMKRSHSSGRWFVSK, encoded by the coding sequence atgaatacGCTAGCCATCGGCAGCCGCATCAAGGATTGTTCTAAAGGATTCTGCAGCTTCTTCTGCCCGCAGTGGTGCTACATAGTCttccctcctcctccgccgccgccaccgtcAGAATACCTCCCCGACGACGGAAGCTCCGGCCCCGACTTCTCTCCCTTCATCATCACAATCATCGGCTTCTTGGCCGCCGCCTTGCTCCTCCTCAGCTACCACGCCATCCTCTCCAACTACTGCCGCGGGAGAAGAATCCAAAGGCGCGGCCAAACGAGCCGCGCCGTGGACGTGGAGAGCGGAGAGGACGGCGGCCAGGAGGGGACATGGTTCGTGGCGACGAACCGCGGGCTGGACGAGGCGCTGGTGAGGTCGATGGCTACGTTCAAGTACCGGAGAAGGGAAAGGCTGGTGGAAGGCACGGAGTGCTCGGTGTGTTTAAGTGAGTTTGTGGAAGAGGAGAGGCTTAAGCTTCTCCCCAAATGTAGTCACGCATTTCACGTGACATGCATCGACACGTGGCTCAAATGCCACTCCAACTGCCCGCTTTGCCGAGCCAATGTGGCGGGCCCGGCCTCatcgcctcctcctcctccttctctGCCTTCGCTATCGCCACAAGGTGCGGGGGGGAATGTGGAGATTGGCACTGGAGATCAACGAGAGGGCGCGAAAACGGATGGAAGGGTTAGAAGATCGGTGTCCATGGATTCGGTTTTCGAACGGCGTTTGATGATAGATGATCCGAGTAGTGCAAGTAGATGTAGTGAGATGAAGAGATCACATTCAAGTGGAAGGTGGTTCGTCTCTAAATAG